A window of Helicobacter macacae MIT 99-5501 genomic DNA:
CTCATTATTGCAAGCCTTTGGCGAGATTTCATATAGTTTCTCACACGCTTCTTGCGCGTAAAAAAGGCTTCCACAAGCGATAGAATAATACTCTAGACTTTCTTTTGAGGGTGCGTATAGATTGCCTAGCTCTACGCAACCTTTTGTGAAATCTTTTGCTTCTCCAAGTAAGCAGGACTTTTTTAGTAGCTCGCTTTTGGTGCTTCTAGCTTCTTGTTTTAGGGCTAGGAAATACAGCCCTCGAGGCGAGTTTAGCGCACTAGATTTTTCTAAGTATGTGATATTGTTTTCCTCTTGTCCTAGCAAGGCACAAGCGCGTGCGTTATGCGCTTCGCATAGTTTTTTGTATTCTCTTATTCTGCGAGATTTATCTTTTATCTTTGAAGCTAGTATGACTGCGCCATCGCCGTTTTTATCGATTCCCTTAGAATCCTCGTATGCCACTTCAGCAGTTATGGGGTTTTTTGAGAGATGTGCTAGCCCAAACTCATATATCTCGCCCAAAATAGCACAAGATAGCGCATCATCTAAAAGACAGCCTTTTTTATACAAATCCCTGCGCAATGTTGGCTCACTCTCCATACTTGCTAGCCTTTCACAGCCTAGTCCTAGCCCTCCCTCGCACGCCTTGCTAAAAAACTGCTTTGCTTTTTGGCTTGATTTCTCGCCTTTTAAAACACCTTGCATATTTTGTTGTTGCAAAAGATTCCCCGCATATACGCAGCCCTCCAAAGTTCCCATTTTGCAGCCTTGTTCATAGTATTTTAGCGCGATAGTGTCGTTTTTTGCCAAGTCATTTTCGCCATTTTCGTATTTTTTGCCCAAACTTACGCAGTAGTATCCGTCCAAATCGCGTGATTTGCATAGTTTTTCAAAGTTTGAGATTATGCTAAATTCGCCTATTTCCTCATTTGGCAAAATCTTTTTTGTTGGTTCATATTGGATTTTTATGTAGATTTTTTTATCATCGATAAATCTATCGATTACCTTGTAGCCGATATTTTGCATAGAAGCATAGATTTTGGTTTGGGCACTTGCTTTGCTCTCACCCTCGCTGTTTACGCGCTCCTCATAGTTTGCTTGCACGCTTGTGCCTAGACTTAGTCGTAGGCTTTTTAGCGCACGAGCTAGGGCAGAAGCCTCTCCCTCTTTTTTGCTTGCCTCGCCCACTGCGCAGTCTTTTTCATTGCAGATTCCGCTTTTTGCCCATTGTGGCACGGAGCTAGCAAAAGCAAGATTTACCACCAACCCAAAAAATAAAAAAATCTTTTTCATACTATAAATACTCTCTAAATCTAGTTATGTTTGTTGTGCTTTTTGGCAGCATTTGCAAGCAGTAGAAATCCAATAAACGCAATAGCACACACGATAAATATCGTGCTAAAAGCCTCAAAATATCCAAAGGGCTTGCTAAAGTCAAACACACGCATTCCAAATATCTCAAATCCCATTTTGTCCTCTTTGTAAGTGTCTTGTATTTTAAGATTTTTTAGTTTTAAATTTATAGCGCGGATTATACCAACTCTATGCTAATTTTAGTATTTGACAGAATCAAATTTTATGCCTTTGGCTAGTAAAATCAATATTTGCTAGTGATTATTTTTTGCTTAAGTGATATAGAATTTTAGAGCTTTACTCGCGCACTTAGCGCACGAGATAGTGAGAGCTGGTCGATATTTTCTAGTCCTATGCCTGTGGGGACACCTTGAGCTATTTTGCTAAACACTATGTGGCTAAATTCGCTTAATTTATCCTCGATAAAAAGCATTACCGCTTCGTTTGCTAGGCTTGGGGAGAAAGCAAAGATGATTTCTTGCACGCCTTGCTTTGCTACACGCTCTTTTATCGCAGTGAAGTTTATACTCTCTAGCTCGCCCTCTAGCACCCAATACTTCCCATCAAAATCCCCTATATCCTCTAGCGTGAAAATATCTCTAGCATTTAGCACCACGCATAGTTTGGTGCTATCTCGGCTATCATCTAGGCAGATTTCACAGATTTCATTCTCGCTAAGCGCACCACAGATACTACAAGAGCGCACCGCACCTATTGAGTTTTCGATACATTGTGCGATTTGCAAGGCTAAATATTTATTTTCCGTAGCAAGTGTAAAAGCGATTTTTCTAGCGGACTTTTTGCCAATAGTGGGAATCTGCTCTAGTGAATCTATAAGTGCGCTAAAGCGCGTAAGAGAGGCTTTGTAAGAGGGCATTTCATTCCTTATTTTGCAGTGTTGGCTAGGCTAATGGATTTATGGGATTTGTCTGCTAGTAGCTATATTATCAAGCTTGTTTGGTGGCACTACACAAAGCACATTTTTGTAAAATTTTTCACAAAACTTGCTACAAAACCCGCCACAAAATTTCTAGCAAAAACCTTGCTTGCGCACAGAATAATCTATGCACAAATTAAACAAGAGATTTTGGCAAAATCTGCCAAGCAAATGCAACTATCAAATCCTAATCAAGTGCTAGTGCTTTTTCAAACTCAATCGCTTTTTCGTTTTGTGTAGAAGTGATGATTTCATAAGCACTTTCATCGCTAAGGAGTTTTTGTGTAAGCATAGAATTTAGCTTATGACTACCTGCAAAAGACACATAGCTACCAAGCAAGGGAATCCCAAGTATCGCCATATCGCCAATCGCATCCAAAATCTTGTGCCTTACAAACTCCTCACTATATCGCAAGCCGTCTTTATTCATTATCCCGCTTTCATCTAGCACGATGCAGTTGTTTAGATTTCCACCTTTGCCAAGCCCGATAGAACGCAGATAATTTACCTCTTGTAAAAATCCAAATGTCCTAGCGCGTGCGATTTCTTCGCGGTAGTTTTTGCGAGAAAATGCAAACTTATATTGTTGCTTGCCTATGGCTGGGTGCTTAAAATCTATGGCAAAATCAAAAATCGTTTTTTCACTTGGCTCTAGTCGCACAAACTTATCGCCATCGCGCACTTCAAGTGGCTTTTTTATCATCACAAGTTCTCTTGCCTCGCCAAACTCCCTAATCCCCGCTTCATCAAGTAACATACACCACGCGATAGAGCTGCCGTCCATTATGGGGATTTCCTCATTATCGACATTGATTTTTAGATTGTCAATCCCATAGGCATATATCGCACTCATTAGATGCTCAATAGTAGAGATTTTTGCTTCGCCTTTGCCTATTACAGTCGCCATAGTCGTATCAATGATAGATTCTGGCTTAAGTGGGATAGACACGCCCAAATCGCTACGATAAAATACGATTCCACTATTTGCTTCTAGTGGCTCTAGCTCTAGCTTCACAGGCACGCCTTTGTGAAGCCCTATACCTGTTAGCTCTACTTTGTTTTTGATAGTTCGTTGTTTCATTATTTATCCTTTTATTGTTTGTAGTTTTTTTGTATTTGTTTTGTTATTTTAGTTCAACTTTGCAAGTTTAGTGCAAACTTGCGTGATTTTTCATTTATTTTAGATTTTTGGATTTTATACACTTTGCACTATTTTTAGCCCAAAACTATGTCTTTTATGATGATATTTGTGCCATTTTTTATGATGATTTTTAGATTGTCATTTGCGTTTATTTTTGCGAGCATATCGGCATTTAACTTCTCATCATCAAACACAATATACCCCGAGTGCAATTTGCGCAAAATCAAAAACTCCCCCTTAACTTCTAGCACCCCATAGCAATCGCCAAATATCGTTACGCTTCCGCTTGCACTTACCTTTGCCCCGCTTGTTATATCGCCTAGAATGTGTAGAGAGCCATTATGTGTGATTTCCTCACCACTTCGCACCTTGTGGATAATCTTTGTGGAATTGGCACAAGATTTGGGTTTGTCTAAATCATTTTGGCTAGATTTTGTCCCTAAAATCTCTTTTGTAGAATCTGTGTTTAGATTTTCTATTTTTTCTTGCTCGCTTTGAGTGGGCTTTGATTCTATCACACCCACGAAGTAGCAGAGATTTAGCTCTTTTAGCGTGGATTGTAGATTTTGTGAAATAGGGGACTTGAAGTTTATCACAAAGCGCATAAGCAACAAGGCATTTTTATGCAAGAATTTGATAATATCATTTTCATTTTGCTCCTCTAGGACAATTACTCGTTGATTATGCTGTCTTGTTTTCATTGTGGATTCTCCTTAAAACTTTGCAAACTTAATAAAATTTCGCTTCCAAGATTTTGCTTCTAAAATTTCGCAAGACTTTTTAAGACTTTTGCTACAAATTTGCAAAATCTTATCAAGCACTTAGATTTTGCATACTGCTATTATTGTTCCAAATTCATAGGATTCTCGCCCTGCCTTTGTATGCTTAAAGCCGCACTTTCAAAAATATCTGTTATGTTGTTTTTTATCCACTTTGAGTCTAGCCACTCACTTACCCTCACAGGCACGCCTCCTACCAAAACTCCGAAGTGCAAATGGTCGCCAAAAGCCCAGCCACTCTGCCCTGTGAGCCCCAAGACATCGCCTTTTCTTACGACTTCATTTTCATCTCTTTGGATTTCCTGTAAGTGAGAATACAGCGTTACTAGCCCGAAGCTATGCTCTACAAGAATGGTTTTGCCATACACGCCTAGCTGTTGTGAAAGGGCGATTTTTCCGTCATTTGACAACATAATTTTATCATTTTTGACACTTGCCATATCAATTCCCAAATGCACAGATTGACTTGTTTGCTTATCAGGTGCTATGTATGTGCGAGCATCGCCAAACCTACCGACCGTGCTATATCCTTTGAGCGGAGTGAAGTTTTCCCAATTAGGTTTTTGGGATAGCAAGATTGCTCGTGCACTCATTGCTTCTTGCAGCTTTGTGGAGATAATCTCATCATCTTGGTTGCGAATGGTTTCGTTTATGTATTGGAATTTTTCAAAATTATCCTCCATACCTGCGGGGAAACTACGGCCAATATCACTAATCAAAGAATCTAGCTTGTTGTTTAGAAAATCCTCTTTTAGCACAATGGTGGATTTGGAGTAGCGTGGAGCATTATCTCGTATAAATGGCACAACCATTTTGCGAGTATTGTAGCCAGAATCTCGCACAAAAATGCTTGCACTGAAGTTTTTGCTAGCGATTGACCACGCTATAAGTGCGGCATAATATCCCTCTTTCATAAAGGGAAAAGGGATAAATTCTTGCACGCCATTGCTAATGCTTAGCTCCCCTATATCTACGCTATCTATGTGAAACACTACAAGTGCGCTACCACCATAGCTGATTTTATTAGAATGTGATATGACGGTTATGACGGGTTGCTTTGAGTTGATAGTTAGTTGCAGATTTTTCTTAGTCGTGCTTCCGCTAAATAGATTTGCATTACTCCAATCGGTGATGCAAATCTCATAATCCACGGTAGTTTTATCAGGCAGTGGGACATCAGGCTTTGGTAGCACTATTTTTAGTTTTTTTGGCTTATCATTTAGCACTTCTTTTGTATTTACCACAGTAAGCCCGCCTTTTGTGCGAGCCTTTATGGTGTAGGATTTGATTCCGCTCACACTTTGGGCAAAAACAGCGATTTGTCGGTTTGTATTCCACACGCTTGTGTCATCTATGGGGACAGGTTTGGTGGGGTTTATGTAGAGATAGACTTTGGTTTGTGGTGGATTTTCGCTAAATAAATCAAGCGAGTAAACATAAAATCCCAACAAAACAACCGCAATAGCAGTCAAAATCTTTGCAAAACTATTCATATTCGCCCTTTGACTTGGGCTTGCCACTCTCTCTATACGCATAGGTATCGCCTCTTTTGCCATTTTTTATCGCCCCCCCCCCCCCCGTAAATATCCTCCCTTTTTGTGCTAGAAATACCTAAAATGCTGAAAACTTGAAGTGTGTCAAAAGTTTTTGGGTTTTGTAGATTTTGCCTATTTTTGTGATTTTGCTTGATTTGATTTTGTCGATAGTTTTTCCAATGTGCCAAGCGTATCCCGCGTATTGCTTGGCATTGCCCCATTTTGCTTTGACTGCTTTTTGCCACTTTTTCCATTTACTACTCCTGCTACTCCTAATTTGTCCTACTTGTTCTACCCTGATTCTATCTTGCTATTTTGCCTTGTTGTTTTATTTTGCTTGGCTTGCCTTGCCTTGCTTTGCAAATCAATACTTCAACACTAGAAGTTTGCTTTGATAATTTTATCTTTACACCATTTTAACGCTACTTTTTTCTTACTCCACTTTATTTTTACACTCTTTATGCTACTCTCTCCTTATGCCACTTGTTGTTTTACCTTAAAAATTTATTATGATTTTGCAAAATCTTATTTTATGCTACAAAGCCCTTGTTAAAGTTCCTGTGATTTTTATGAAAATCTCACAGCTTTTATCCACAAGTATATTTACAACACATTCATAGCACTTCTCTTGGGTCGGCTATTTTGCCTGCTATCGCGGAGTAAGCCACTACTGCAGAATTTGCCAAAAACACTTGTGAGTTGCGAGAGCCCATTCTGCCTATGAAATTTCGGTTTGTCGTGCTTATGCACTTTTCATTATCTCCCAAAATCCCCATATATCCGCCAAGACAAGCTCCACAAGTGGGATTTGAGATAAGTGCCCCTGATTCTAGGAGAGTATCTATGTAGCCTAGCTTGTGAGCGGCTTTGTAGATAGCTTGTGTGCCCGGTGTGATGATTAGTCGCACATCAGAGTGGATTTTTTTGCCCTTTAGGATGGAGGCTGCGATTTGCAAATCGCTTAGGCGTCCATTTGTGCAGCTACCGATAAAGGCTTGGTCGATTTTTATATCATCTTTTGTCGCTTGACTTATGCTTTTGCCATTGCTTGGCAAAAACGGATATGCTACAAGTGGCTCTAGTGTGTCTGTGTCGATTTCTAGCACGCGCTCATACTTCGCTCCCTCATCGCTTGTATGAAAGATAGGCTCTGCCCTCAAACCTCCATTTGCTTTTTTCCTAGAATCCAAAAATTCTTTTGTTATCTCATCAGGTGGGATTATGCCGTTTTTTGCCCCCGCTTCTATTGCCATATTGCATAGCGAAAATCTATCATCCATACTAAGCGTGCTTATGGCTTCTCCACCAAACTCTAGTGCTTGATACAGTGCGCCATCAACGCCAAGCCTGCGAATCACTTCTAGGATTAAATCCTTTCCATAGATTCCCTTTGCCATACTTGTGCTTTTGCCGTTTTTGATATTTTCGCTACGAAAATTTACCTTGATAGAGCGAGGCACTCTAAACCAATTTTTGCCCGTTATCATCGCATAAGCCAAATCAGTGCTACCAAGCCCCGTGCTAAACGCACCCAATGCTCCGTGAGTGCAGGTGTGAGAATCTGCCCCGATGATGACATCTCCGCTGACTACCAAGCCTTTTTCTGGCAAAAGTGCGTGCTCTATGCCCATATCTCGCTCATCAAAGTAGTGCTTTAAGGAGTGCTTTTTGGCAAAATCGCGTGAGATTCTAGCTTGATTTGCGGAGAGAATGTCTTTTGCAGGTATGTAGTGGTCCATCACGATGCAGAAACTATCTGGATTTGCTAGCTTGCTTGCACCTGAATTCTCAAAGGCTTTTATGGATAGCGGAGTGGTAATATCATTGCCGATAACCATATCAATGTTTGTTTCTATGATTTCATCGGCATAGACTTTTTTGCCACAATGATGAGAAAATATTTTTTCTGTGATAGTTTGGGGGGATTGCGGTTTTGACATTTTGTGGATTCCACCTTTTTAGTGTTTTTTGTAGTTTTAATCAAGTATTTTAGACAATCTTTTTGACATTTTGGTAAAGTTTTTATATTTTTGCATAGGCTGATATGCTTGGACTGATATGCTTTCAAGTGCGCTATAAATGCACTACGATAATGTTAATATAGTAGCGCAGAAATGGCTAAAGAGGTAAAAATAAAAGTTACCTAAATTTTTTGCAAACTGAACTATAATTAAAAAAATATTAAATTACGCTTAAAACAGCGGTAAAAAGCCTGCTTTTGATTTTTGGGCTTGGGGCAAGTGTCGCAGAATAAATCTGTGGAATTTCTTGGGATTTTGGCAGTGGGTTTTGTGAATTTTTTGCTTGCGAGAAATTTTTTGTATAGTATTTTTTTTATTTGATTTATACGGCGTTTTGTGTTGTGTTTGCTTAGAGTAGTATTTGCAAAAATATCCCCAAAAGTAACAATTCATATAAAAAATGCTTAAAATAAGCGTTCCACCCTTGACAAAAAAGCCACAATTTGTATATAATCGCAGTTTTCTTTTTTAAATTTCGTTTGAATTTTGTCCAAATTTGATTGGGAATCATAAAAAACACCGCACTAAAAAATTGTGGATACAAAATTTGAACTCAAAAATACCTCATAAAGCCTTGCATTTTATGATTTTTTGCGTTAAGCGTTTTGTTGTTAGCCTATGCTGGTTTAGCTCAGTTGGTAGAGCATCTGCCTTGTAAGCAGAGGGTCGGGGGTTCAAGTCCCTTAACCAGCTCCATTTCTACAACCACAAACAAAAGAGAATCTATCTCATTTGGCGTTTGACCAGTTTTTGCTGTTTTGGTGAGTTACTCAAGTGGCCAACGAGGGCAGACTGTAAATCTGCTGACTATGTCTTCCGTGGTTCGAATCCACGACTCACCACCATCTTAGATTCTTGTTTGATTCTAGGTGTGGTAGCCAAAATGGTATTTGCGGGAATAGCTCAGTTGGCTAGAGCATCAGCCTTCCAAGCTGAGGGTCGCGGGTTCGAGCCCCGTTTCCCGCTCCACCACTGGGAGCTGAATAAATGCTTTCATTTACTCACTCTCTAAAACAACATTTGTAAAAGCCCATATAGCTCAGTGGCAGAGCACTTCCTTGGTAAGGAAGAGGTCGGCGGTTCAATCCCGCTTATGGGCTCCAGTTTTTCTCGTCATCTTAGTTTTTGGGATGTTTTTTAAAGTTTTTTAGCTTCGTATAAAGAACTTTAAGATAAAATCCAAGACTTTGAAATTTTTTTAAGGAGATTCTTATGGCAAAGGAAAAATTTGTCAAAAACAAGCCCCATGTGAATATTGGGACTATTGGGCATGTAGACCACGGCAAAACAACACTAAGTGCTGCTATTTCAGCTGTTTTATCAACAAAAGGTCTTGCAGAAATGAAAGACTACGACAAGATTGATAATGCGCCTGAAGAACGCGAAAGAGGTATTACTATCGCTACTTCTCACATTGAGTATGAGACAGAAAATCGCCACTATGCGCATGTGGATTGTCCCGGACACGCTGACTATGTAAAGAATATGATTACAGGTGCGGCACAAATGGACGGAGCGATTCTAGTCGTTTCGGCAGCTGATGGCCCTATGCCTCAAACTAGAGAGCATATCTTGCTTTCTCGCCAAGTGGGCGTGCCTTACATTGTAGTATTCCTAAATAAGCAAGATATGGTAGATGACCAAGAGTTGCTCGATTTGGTGGAAATGGAAGTGCGCGAATTGCTAAGCCAATATGAATTCCCCGGTGATACCACACCTATCGTAGCTGGCTCTGCACTCAAAGCACTTGAGGAAGCAAAATCTGGCAGTGTGGGTGAGTGGGGTGAAAAAGTCCTAAAGCTTATGGCTGAAGTAGATGCTTATATTCCAACACCTGAGCGTGATACAGAAAAGACATTCCTAATGCCTGTCGAAGATGTGTTTTCAATCGCAGGGCGCGGAACTGTTGTTACAGGTAGGATTGAGCGTGGTGTAGTAAAAGTGGGCGACGAGGTTGAAATCGTTGGAATCCGCGACACGCAAAAAACTACCGTTACAGGTGTAGAAATGTTTAGAAAAGAGCTTGATAAAGGTGAGGCTGGCGATAATGTCGGTATCCTTTTGCGCGGAACAAAAAAAGAAGAAGTAGAGCGTGGTATGGTTCTTTGTAAGCCCGGCTCTATCACTCCTCATAGCGTATTTGAGGGTGAAATCTATGTCCTATCCAAAGATGAAGGCGGGCGACATACTCCATTTGTAAATAACTATCGCCCACAATTCTATGTGCGCACAACTGATGTAACAGGCTCTATCAAGTTGCCCGATGGTGTAGAAATGGTAATGCCCGGCGACAATGTCAAAATCACGGTTGAGCTTATCAGCCCAATCGCACTTGAGGTAGGCACGAAGTTTGCTAT
This region includes:
- a CDS encoding tetratricopeptide repeat protein, with protein sequence MKKIFLFFGLVVNLAFASSVPQWAKSGICNEKDCAVGEASKKEGEASALARALKSLRLSLGTSVQANYEERVNSEGESKASAQTKIYASMQNIGYKVIDRFIDDKKIYIKIQYEPTKKILPNEEIGEFSIISNFEKLCKSRDLDGYYCVSLGKKYENGENDLAKNDTIALKYYEQGCKMGTLEGCVYAGNLLQQQNMQGVLKGEKSSQKAKQFFSKACEGGLGLGCERLASMESEPTLRRDLYKKGCLLDDALSCAILGEIYEFGLAHLSKNPITAEVAYEDSKGIDKNGDGAVILASKIKDKSRRIREYKKLCEAHNARACALLGQEENNITYLEKSSALNSPRGLYFLALKQEARSTKSELLKKSCLLGEAKDFTKGCVELGNLYAPSKESLEYYSIACGSLFYAQEACEKLYEISPKACNNEVVCEQIANARRTTTQVAQENDYDTYAHATKSKSRHTPNDETALSSLSPRFSLFLTAGFGAADAIKLENIKGYDEIQSSGANFVFTLRFGSEMRLLHKKFTPYIAPYIGISSTDIFDISNFSGVSSTRSKTLSMTAINGGSQAGIKLGGLRVYGLIDYGYRLFSEGTQDIAVPIRSALGIGGGIAYRFKVWVISVEYLQATYTYNGGEIKSNNRRNNYWSKNLELNLNSSTHKTKSSIFLVNLGIAF
- the recR gene encoding recombination mediator RecR; this translates as MPSYKASLTRFSALIDSLEQIPTIGKKSARKIAFTLATENKYLALQIAQCIENSIGAVRSCSICGALSENEICEICLDDSRDSTKLCVVLNARDIFTLEDIGDFDGKYWVLEGELESINFTAIKERVAKQGVQEIIFAFSPSLANEAVMLFIEDKLSEFSHIVFSKIAQGVPTGIGLENIDQLSLSRALSARVKL
- the lpxC gene encoding UDP-3-O-acyl-N-acetylglucosamine deacetylase yields the protein MKQRTIKNKVELTGIGLHKGVPVKLELEPLEANSGIVFYRSDLGVSIPLKPESIIDTTMATVIGKGEAKISTIEHLMSAIYAYGIDNLKINVDNEEIPIMDGSSIAWCMLLDEAGIREFGEARELVMIKKPLEVRDGDKFVRLEPSEKTIFDFAIDFKHPAIGKQQYKFAFSRKNYREEIARARTFGFLQEVNYLRSIGLGKGGNLNNCIVLDESGIMNKDGLRYSEEFVRHKILDAIGDMAILGIPLLGSYVSFAGSHKLNSMLTQKLLSDESAYEIITSTQNEKAIEFEKALALD
- a CDS encoding septum site-determining protein MinC, which translates into the protein MKTRQHNQRVIVLEEQNENDIIKFLHKNALLLMRFVINFKSPISQNLQSTLKELNLCYFVGVIESKPTQSEQEKIENLNTDSTKEILGTKSSQNDLDKPKSCANSTKIIHKVRSGEEITHNGSLHILGDITSGAKVSASGSVTIFGDCYGVLEVKGEFLILRKLHSGYIVFDDEKLNADMLAKINANDNLKIIIKNGTNIIIKDIVLG
- a CDS encoding M23 family metallopeptidase, which produces MAKEAIPMRIERVASPSQRANMNSFAKILTAIAVVLLGFYVYSLDLFSENPPQTKVYLYINPTKPVPIDDTSVWNTNRQIAVFAQSVSGIKSYTIKARTKGGLTVVNTKEVLNDKPKKLKIVLPKPDVPLPDKTTVDYEICITDWSNANLFSGSTTKKNLQLTINSKQPVITVISHSNKISYGGSALVVFHIDSVDIGELSISNGVQEFIPFPFMKEGYYAALIAWSIASKNFSASIFVRDSGYNTRKMVVPFIRDNAPRYSKSTIVLKEDFLNNKLDSLISDIGRSFPAGMEDNFEKFQYINETIRNQDDEIISTKLQEAMSARAILLSQKPNWENFTPLKGYSTVGRFGDARTYIAPDKQTSQSVHLGIDMASVKNDKIMLSNDGKIALSQQLGVYGKTILVEHSFGLVTLYSHLQEIQRDENEVVRKGDVLGLTGQSGWAFGDHLHFGVLVGGVPVRVSEWLDSKWIKNNITDIFESAALSIQRQGENPMNLEQ
- a CDS encoding 3-isopropylmalate dehydratase large subunit, whose translation is MSKPQSPQTITEKIFSHHCGKKVYADEIIETNIDMVIGNDITTPLSIKAFENSGASKLANPDSFCIVMDHYIPAKDILSANQARISRDFAKKHSLKHYFDERDMGIEHALLPEKGLVVSGDVIIGADSHTCTHGALGAFSTGLGSTDLAYAMITGKNWFRVPRSIKVNFRSENIKNGKSTSMAKGIYGKDLILEVIRRLGVDGALYQALEFGGEAISTLSMDDRFSLCNMAIEAGAKNGIIPPDEITKEFLDSRKKANGGLRAEPIFHTSDEGAKYERVLEIDTDTLEPLVAYPFLPSNGKSISQATKDDIKIDQAFIGSCTNGRLSDLQIAASILKGKKIHSDVRLIITPGTQAIYKAAHKLGYIDTLLESGALISNPTCGACLGGYMGILGDNEKCISTTNRNFIGRMGSRNSQVFLANSAVVAYSAIAGKIADPREVL
- the tuf gene encoding elongation factor Tu, with the translated sequence MAKEKFVKNKPHVNIGTIGHVDHGKTTLSAAISAVLSTKGLAEMKDYDKIDNAPEERERGITIATSHIEYETENRHYAHVDCPGHADYVKNMITGAAQMDGAILVVSAADGPMPQTREHILLSRQVGVPYIVVFLNKQDMVDDQELLDLVEMEVRELLSQYEFPGDTTPIVAGSALKALEEAKSGSVGEWGEKVLKLMAEVDAYIPTPERDTEKTFLMPVEDVFSIAGRGTVVTGRIERGVVKVGDEVEIVGIRDTQKTTVTGVEMFRKELDKGEAGDNVGILLRGTKKEEVERGMVLCKPGSITPHSVFEGEIYVLSKDEGGRHTPFVNNYRPQFYVRTTDVTGSIKLPDGVEMVMPGDNVKITVELISPIALEVGTKFAIREGGRTVGAGVVSKIIK